One Nostoc sp. UHCC 0302 DNA window includes the following coding sequences:
- a CDS encoding CHAT domain-containing protein: MSSNGQIKILFLAADPSDAARLRLGQELRDIREKLQLAKERDRFVLDSRESVRPGDISQAIFDFEPQIVHFSGHGTSTGELCFEDLLGKYQPVQPDALAALFELVADQINCVVLNACYSEAQAKAIAEYIPFVIGMNKAIGDQAAIAFAVGFYKALAARRTIDQAYKFGCVEIRLQGIAEHLTPVLYSKQNSVSPGKTGEVPSSSSANLNPGQRQRILQEIESLQQQYDLLSQKLSRLRLDLAIESSTVVKFQLEKQIENAEAEKTQLTQRIEQLENSLQ, encoded by the coding sequence ATGAGCAGTAATGGTCAAATCAAAATTCTGTTTTTGGCAGCAGATCCCAGTGATGCTGCACGATTACGCTTGGGGCAAGAGTTGCGTGATATTCGTGAAAAACTACAACTAGCAAAAGAGCGAGATAGATTTGTTCTAGACTCCCGTGAATCTGTACGTCCGGGAGATATCAGCCAAGCAATATTTGATTTTGAGCCGCAGATTGTGCATTTTTCTGGACATGGAACCAGTACAGGTGAACTTTGTTTTGAAGATTTACTCGGAAAATACCAACCTGTACAACCCGATGCCCTAGCGGCGTTATTTGAACTAGTAGCCGATCAAATAAATTGTGTGGTGTTGAATGCTTGCTATTCCGAAGCTCAAGCAAAAGCTATTGCAGAATATATTCCGTTTGTCATTGGCATGAATAAAGCAATTGGAGATCAAGCCGCGATCGCTTTTGCTGTTGGTTTTTACAAAGCATTGGCAGCAAGGCGGACAATAGATCAAGCTTACAAGTTCGGTTGTGTAGAAATTAGATTGCAAGGCATTGCAGAACATTTAACTCCAGTTCTGTACAGCAAACAAAACTCAGTGTCTCCAGGCAAAACAGGTGAAGTACCAAGTTCATCCTCAGCTAATTTAAATCCAGGACAAAGGCAGCGAATTTTACAGGAAATCGAAAGCCTCCAGCAACAGTATGATTTATTAAGTCAGAAATTGAGCCGCCTACGGTTGGATTTAGCGATAGAATCCAGCACTGTTGTAAAGTTTCAGTTAGAAAAGCAAATTGAAAATGCTGAAGCTGAAAAAACACAACTTACTCAACGGATCGAGCAGCTAGAAAATAGCCTGCAATAA
- a CDS encoding DUF4346 domain-containing protein, with product MENNENKITLIDHKLSQRHIDLDPGGYFIIYLEQVAGLIYAKHFTNVVDEHGLTFEPESGKVIPTRGKIKGTHINVFSGRTAKQVCVKIFEETQPCPVTQLDHAAYLGRELMRAELALITSQEYIQD from the coding sequence ATTGAAAATAATGAAAATAAGATTACATTAATTGATCATAAACTTTCTCAGCGTCATATTGACCTTGATCCTGGTGGATATTTTATTATCTACTTGGAGCAAGTAGCAGGTTTAATTTATGCCAAGCATTTCACAAATGTGGTTGACGAGCATGGTTTGACCTTCGAACCAGAAAGTGGAAAGGTGATTCCTACACGTGGCAAGATAAAAGGCACTCACATAAATGTTTTTAGTGGGAGGACGGCAAAACAGGTTTGCGTAAAAATTTTTGAAGAAACTCAGCCCTGTCCAGTAACTCAATTAGACCATGCAGCTTATTTAGGTAGAGAATTAATGCGAGCTGAGTTGGCTTTAATCACTAGCCAAGAATACATACAGGATTAA
- a CDS encoding cytochrome c oxidase subunit II, which yields MKIPSSIWTLLIGIVLTLVSLWYGQNHGLLPTAASDEAVLVDGLFNTMMVVSTGIFLLVEGILIYSAIRYRKRSGDNEDGPPVEGNVPLEILWTAIPAIIVIGISVYSFDVYNEIGGFDPHAIHEAPITGQSMSMSMPGAAFAKRAGTALAATLNDTPPSTEPNLNQEKSDEAMQDPATAAVRNADQIPQKRNAPGVGVVSPTIGPSPENVGKPAQLLVNVTGLQYAWLFTYPDSGITTGEMHVPIGREVQINMTANDVIHAFWVPEFRLKQDAIPGRQSEIRFTPRTAGDYTLICAELCGPYHGAMRTQVVVETPEAFDKWVQEQLVASREEPLSQAVAVNPTNLSPDEFLAPYTKDMGIQPETLNQVQTAHHH from the coding sequence GTGAAGATTCCAAGTTCGATCTGGACATTACTCATAGGCATCGTGCTAACACTAGTCAGCCTTTGGTACGGTCAAAATCACGGTCTGTTGCCAACAGCAGCCTCGGATGAAGCCGTCTTAGTGGATGGTCTGTTTAACACGATGATGGTTGTTTCCACAGGTATATTTCTACTAGTCGAAGGTATCTTGATTTACTCTGCAATTAGATACCGTAAGCGTTCTGGTGACAATGAAGACGGGCCACCAGTTGAAGGCAATGTGCCTCTAGAAATTCTTTGGACTGCGATCCCAGCAATTATCGTTATCGGTATTTCTGTTTACAGTTTTGATGTGTACAACGAAATCGGTGGCTTTGATCCTCATGCCATTCATGAAGCTCCGATTACTGGGCAGTCGATGTCAATGTCAATGCCTGGGGCAGCGTTCGCGAAGCGTGCGGGAACCGCTCTCGCCGCAACTCTCAACGACACACCACCCAGCACAGAACCCAACCTCAATCAAGAGAAATCTGATGAGGCAATGCAAGACCCCGCCACAGCAGCAGTTCGCAATGCTGACCAAATTCCTCAAAAGCGGAATGCTCCTGGTGTAGGTGTAGTTTCACCCACTATTGGCCCCAGTCCTGAGAATGTAGGCAAACCAGCCCAATTATTAGTCAACGTCACTGGTCTACAGTACGCTTGGCTGTTCACCTATCCTGACTCTGGGATCACCACAGGTGAAATGCACGTTCCCATTGGGCGCGAGGTGCAAATCAATATGACAGCCAACGATGTTATTCATGCTTTTTGGGTTCCAGAGTTCCGTCTTAAGCAAGATGCGATTCCCGGTAGACAAAGCGAGATTCGGTTCACGCCCAGAACAGCAGGTGACTATACTCTAATCTGTGCTGAACTTTGCGGCCCCTACCACGGTGCAATGAGAACACAAGTAGTTGTGGAAACACCAGAAGCATTTGACAAATGGGTACAAGAGCAGCTAGTTGCTAGCCGCGAAGAACCCCTAAGTCAAGCAGTTGCTGTTAACCCTACAAATCTATCCCCAGATGAATTTCTCGCTCCTTACACCAAGGACATGGGAATTCAGCCAGAAACGCTCAATCAAGTTCAAACTGCCCATCACCATTAG
- a CDS encoding MoxR family ATPase, whose amino-acid sequence MVRTLDGKRLKYIGKVQPQPGEQDPETGQILYPYLPSEKLVEAVNLAIALERPLLLKGEPGCGKTKLARAVAYELGLPYEAWYIKSTSRARDGLYTYDAVGRLRDAQLAASKIDEEAAVKAKNADAYVEWGPLGRAFRDEQPTVVLIDEIDKADIDFPNDLLLELDEQRFEVTEVKQNSLLKKIQAKATPIVFITSNDEKDLPDAFLRRCLFHYVKFPERQQLIEIVKTRFTVSPLELVDAIIDRFLELREEMRRDKGEAGKKVSTSELMDWVRILSHQDDEILSKLKTELLYPGVLLKSWDDYRRYGEQMRTQPEA is encoded by the coding sequence GTGGTTAGAACTTTAGACGGCAAGCGGCTGAAATACATAGGTAAGGTTCAACCCCAGCCAGGAGAACAAGACCCGGAGACTGGGCAAATCTTGTATCCCTACCTGCCTAGTGAGAAATTAGTAGAGGCAGTAAATTTAGCGATCGCCCTCGAACGCCCTTTACTATTAAAGGGAGAACCAGGATGCGGCAAGACAAAATTGGCTCGTGCGGTGGCTTATGAGTTGGGTTTACCTTATGAAGCTTGGTACATTAAATCTACCAGTCGAGCGCGGGATGGTCTTTACACCTATGATGCCGTTGGCAGGTTGCGGGATGCTCAACTCGCTGCTTCAAAAATAGATGAAGAAGCCGCAGTCAAAGCAAAAAATGCTGATGCCTATGTAGAGTGGGGCCCGTTAGGGCGTGCCTTTCGCGACGAGCAGCCAACTGTGGTTTTGATTGATGAAATAGATAAAGCTGACATTGATTTTCCTAATGACCTGCTGTTAGAGCTTGATGAGCAAAGGTTTGAAGTCACAGAAGTAAAACAAAACAGTCTACTCAAGAAAATTCAGGCGAAAGCAACACCAATTGTTTTTATCACCAGTAACGATGAGAAAGACTTGCCTGATGCCTTTCTACGTCGTTGTTTATTTCACTATGTCAAATTCCCTGAACGTCAGCAGTTAATCGAGATTGTTAAAACTCGATTTACAGTTTCACCCTTAGAATTAGTGGACGCAATTATTGATCGCTTTTTAGAACTGCGCGAAGAGATGCGGCGGGACAAAGGCGAAGCTGGTAAAAAGGTCAGCACCAGCGAACTGATGGATTGGGTGCGAATTCTTAGTCATCAAGATGATGAAATTCTCAGCAAGTTAAAAACTGAACTTCTGTATCCTGGGGTGTTGCTGAAGAGTTGGGATGATTATCGCCGTTATGGTGAACAGATGCGTACCCAGCCAGAAGCATGA
- a CDS encoding NAD-binding protein, giving the protein MKPRIIVCGLGLTGYKIFRLLRQQGAFVIGIHQQSIPGEAAGDVIVGELYAAATLKAAGIEQAKTLVIASPDDALNLSIMMQARVLNPQVRIINRFYNTNLGDRLDQTLSDHLSMSVVGLAAPVFTFAALGNQAIGQIKLFKQTWPIYEEYINENHPWKGRQLSDLWEDRSQMLIYYLPVEGEMGLVSAVLSGQDLKVGDRLIVGTQPRIRSKRKSLFKKLLKILTNIKQFQQHGRSVVVGAIALLAVIVVATLTYMSADLKLPLVDALYFSVGMITGAGGNDKVVEKAPDSIKFFTVVMMLVGAVVIGIWYAMLTDFVLGSRFKQFWDAARIPQRHHYIVCGLSGIGIRIVQQLHSSGYEVVVIETDSNNKYVNSTRGLGIPVIQGDASFRATLKASNIDSAAAVLAVTNNDAINLEIALKAKGLTPSIPVIVHYADPDFAGMAQQVFDFEAVLSPAELAAPAFAAAALGGQILGNGITADSLWVAFATVITASHSFYGQRVKDIAMSADFVPLYLETNYQTLHGWDLLETNLSAGDILYMTMPATRLYQLWRDERVCEART; this is encoded by the coding sequence ATGAAACCCAGAATTATTGTTTGTGGCTTAGGACTTACTGGCTATAAAATCTTTCGTTTGCTAAGGCAGCAAGGAGCGTTTGTTATTGGCATTCATCAGCAATCCATCCCTGGTGAAGCCGCAGGAGACGTAATTGTTGGCGAGTTATACGCTGCTGCTACCCTAAAAGCAGCCGGAATTGAGCAAGCAAAAACTTTAGTAATAGCTAGCCCCGATGATGCCTTAAATTTGTCAATTATGATGCAAGCGCGGGTGCTAAATCCGCAGGTTCGGATTATCAACCGCTTTTATAATACAAATTTGGGCGATCGCCTGGATCAAACTTTGTCAGACCATTTGAGTATGAGTGTTGTAGGTTTGGCAGCACCAGTATTCACCTTTGCAGCACTTGGAAACCAAGCAATTGGACAAATCAAGCTATTTAAACAGACTTGGCCGATTTACGAAGAGTATATTAATGAAAACCATCCGTGGAAAGGTCGCCAGCTGAGTGATTTATGGGAAGATCGATCCCAGATGCTGATTTATTACTTGCCAGTAGAAGGTGAGATGGGTTTGGTCTCTGCGGTGCTGTCTGGGCAAGATTTAAAAGTCGGCGATCGCTTAATCGTTGGTACTCAACCCCGCATCCGTTCCAAGCGCAAATCGTTGTTTAAAAAACTGCTGAAAATCCTAACTAATATCAAGCAGTTTCAGCAACATGGACGATCAGTAGTCGTGGGTGCGATCGCACTACTAGCAGTTATTGTGGTTGCGACACTCACCTATATGTCCGCTGATCTGAAATTACCTCTTGTCGATGCTCTATATTTTTCTGTAGGCATGATTACCGGAGCGGGTGGTAATGACAAAGTTGTAGAAAAGGCTCCCGACAGCATTAAATTCTTTACCGTTGTCATGATGCTGGTTGGAGCAGTGGTAATTGGTATTTGGTATGCAATGCTGACCGATTTTGTCTTAGGAAGCCGCTTTAAGCAATTTTGGGATGCTGCCCGTATACCCCAGCGACATCATTACATAGTTTGTGGCTTGAGTGGCATCGGCATCAGAATCGTCCAGCAACTCCACAGTAGCGGATATGAAGTTGTAGTGATTGAAACAGACTCCAACAACAAATATGTCAACTCTACCAGAGGACTCGGTATTCCAGTAATTCAAGGTGATGCCAGCTTTCGCGCCACCCTCAAAGCCAGCAATATAGACTCTGCCGCCGCAGTGCTTGCTGTTACCAACAACGATGCTATTAACCTAGAGATTGCCCTAAAAGCAAAAGGCTTGACACCTAGTATTCCGGTAATTGTGCATTATGCCGATCCTGATTTTGCTGGCATGGCACAACAAGTATTTGACTTCGAGGCCGTTCTGAGTCCTGCTGAACTTGCTGCTCCAGCTTTTGCTGCTGCGGCACTTGGAGGACAAATTTTAGGTAATGGTATTACAGCCGATAGTCTTTGGGTAGCTTTTGCTACTGTGATTACAGCTTCACACTCCTTTTACGGTCAGCGTGTAAAAGATATAGCCATGTCTGCTGACTTTGTGCCTTTATACTTAGAAACGAATTACCAAACTCTTCACGGCTGGGATTTATTGGAAACTAACCTCAGCGCTGGGGATATCTTATATATGACAATGCCAGCAACGAGATTATATCAATTGTGGCGTGACGAGCGAGTGTGCGAGGCACGCACCTAA
- a CDS encoding 4-Cys prefix domain-containing protein: MLYCSNSNCSNLFNLDDNKFCINCGQTLTPLFRNRFRVIRLLDEGGFSRTYEARDVDRIDEPFSLKKIQRVVIAISEMCLFINVPFY, encoded by the coding sequence ATGCTTTACTGTTCCAATTCCAACTGCTCAAATCTCTTTAATCTTGATGACAATAAGTTTTGCATTAACTGTGGGCAAACACTCACACCATTGTTCAGAAACCGTTTCCGAGTAATACGACTTTTGGATGAGGGTGGATTTAGCAGAACTTATGAAGCCAGGGATGTAGATAGGATAGATGAACCTTTTTCGTTGAAGAAGATCCAGAGGGTAGTTATTGCGATTTCAGAAATGTGCCTTTTTATTAACGTGCCTTTTTATTAA
- a CDS encoding heme A synthase, whose amino-acid sequence MNEFVLQQQNEAAAEQQKPKEMIRRLVWKMCIATLILMAIGSATRVMNAGLACPDWPLCYGELVPAKQMNLQVFLEWFHRLDAALIGISAIALFGLSWWNRRALPNWLPWASTFAVFLIVFQGILGGLTVTELLRFDIVTAHLGTALLFFITLLTIGTALTPYQGTGNVGKLPWVGLTAAILVYLQSLLGALVGSRWALHQCFGGSQLCTVMYSHIAGLVPPTVATLAMIFICWRTPALNPALRRLANMAGGLLSLQILLGVATFRLHLQVEPLTVSHQAVGAALLGTLVAFTVLALRDWVARHEIAVLSAEWESERVGQITPNS is encoded by the coding sequence ATGAACGAATTTGTCCTACAACAACAAAATGAAGCGGCAGCTGAGCAGCAAAAGCCCAAGGAAATGATTCGTCGCTTGGTGTGGAAAATGTGCATAGCCACCTTGATTTTGATGGCAATAGGCTCTGCCACCCGCGTGATGAATGCTGGGCTTGCTTGCCCAGACTGGCCCTTGTGCTACGGAGAACTAGTGCCAGCCAAGCAAATGAATCTCCAGGTGTTCTTGGAGTGGTTTCACAGATTGGATGCGGCTTTGATTGGTATAAGCGCGATCGCACTCTTCGGTTTGTCTTGGTGGAATCGTCGTGCCTTACCTAACTGGTTGCCTTGGGCATCCACATTCGCCGTGTTTTTAATCGTGTTCCAAGGCATTTTGGGTGGACTCACTGTCACCGAACTGTTGCGGTTTGACATTGTTACCGCCCACTTAGGAACGGCGCTGTTGTTTTTCATCACCCTCTTAACTATCGGCACAGCGCTTACACCCTATCAGGGAACTGGAAACGTTGGGAAGTTGCCTTGGGTAGGTTTAACCGCTGCTATTTTAGTTTACCTGCAAAGTCTTCTAGGTGCTTTAGTCGGGTCTCGCTGGGCGCTACATCAATGCTTTGGTGGTTCTCAGCTTTGTACTGTGATGTACAGCCATATTGCTGGTTTGGTACCGCCAACGGTAGCAACCTTAGCAATGATATTTATCTGTTGGCGTACACCAGCACTAAATCCAGCCTTGCGACGACTGGCAAATATGGCTGGTGGGTTGTTGAGCTTGCAAATCTTGTTGGGAGTCGCCACGTTCCGATTACATCTTCAAGTCGAGCCTCTCACCGTCTCTCACCAAGCTGTAGGCGCTGCCTTGCTGGGTACTTTGGTGGCTTTCACAGTTTTAGCACTGCGAGACTGGGTTGCTAGGCATGAGATTGCAGTGCTGAGTGCTGAGTGGGAGAGTGAGAGAGTTGGACAAATAACTCCTAACTCTTAA
- a CDS encoding heme o synthase, whose product MIETNVSRHHETFLQVVQSYYQLTKPRIIPLLLITTAGSMWIAAKGEVDPLLLLVTLTGGTLAAASAQTINCVYDRDIDYDMERTRHRPIPSGKVQPRDALIFAIALATISFTLLAVFANLLAALLAFSGIVFYILVYTHWLKRHTTQNIVVGGAAGAIPALVGWAAVTGTLSWSAWLIFAIVFLWTPPHFWALALMIRDDYAKVGIPMLPVIEGDTATVKQIWYYTLVTVFATVLLVYPLGASGILYAAIALGLGGLFIHKSWRLLHNPEDRTVARELFLYSISYMMLLCLGMVVDSLPITHNLIAAAINQLNFLG is encoded by the coding sequence ATGATTGAGACTAATGTCTCTCGCCACCACGAAACATTTTTACAAGTAGTCCAAAGCTACTATCAGCTAACCAAGCCTCGGATTATTCCGTTGCTTTTGATTACTACTGCTGGGAGTATGTGGATTGCTGCTAAGGGAGAAGTAGACCCATTGCTGTTGCTAGTAACTCTGACTGGTGGCACTTTGGCTGCTGCAAGCGCCCAAACGATTAACTGTGTGTATGACCGGGATATTGATTATGACATGGAGCGGACGCGCCATCGTCCAATACCTTCCGGTAAGGTGCAGCCGCGCGATGCTCTAATTTTTGCGATCGCACTGGCGACGATTTCCTTTACACTCCTGGCAGTATTTGCCAACTTGTTAGCCGCCTTATTAGCCTTCTCTGGTATCGTCTTTTATATTTTGGTCTATACCCACTGGCTGAAACGCCACACCACCCAGAATATCGTTGTTGGTGGGGCGGCTGGGGCAATTCCGGCTTTAGTGGGTTGGGCTGCTGTCACAGGCACTTTAAGCTGGTCAGCATGGTTAATTTTTGCCATTGTCTTTTTGTGGACACCACCCCATTTCTGGGCTTTAGCTCTGATGATTCGGGATGATTACGCAAAGGTTGGGATACCAATGCTACCTGTGATTGAAGGCGATACGGCAACTGTGAAGCAAATTTGGTACTATACACTGGTAACAGTATTTGCAACCGTGTTATTGGTTTATCCCTTGGGCGCAAGTGGAATTCTTTATGCAGCGATCGCTCTCGGTCTAGGAGGATTATTTATCCACAAATCTTGGCGCTTGTTGCACAATCCAGAGGATCGGACTGTAGCTAGAGAGTTATTTCTCTATTCCATCTCTTACATGATGCTGTTGTGCCTTGGCATGGTTGTAGATAGTCTGCCGATTACCCATAATCTAATTGCTGCGGCGATTAACCAGCTGAACTTTCTTGGTTAG
- a CDS encoding MBL fold metallo-hydrolase: MAHLNLRRPQNVNGDFYVDTTCIDCDTCRWMASEVFYDVDQQSAVYHQPTNEAERLAALQALLACPTSSIGTVEKPNDIKVAQQSFPILLDENVYHCGYHSEKSYGAASYLIQLPEGNILVDSPRFTPPLVTRLEEMGSISYMYLTHRDDVADHQKFAEHFQCQRILHADEISAGTRNVEIQLTGFEPFALSPDLLIIPVPGHTKGHTVLLYKNKFLFTGDHLAWSENYHQLAAFRDVCWYSWSEQIKSMRQLANYSFEWVLPGHGRRFHADRGTMHQQMDKCIDLMEAL, translated from the coding sequence ATGGCTCATTTAAATTTACGTCGTCCCCAAAATGTCAACGGCGATTTTTATGTAGATACTACCTGTATTGATTGTGATACTTGCCGCTGGATGGCTTCTGAGGTTTTTTATGATGTTGATCAACAATCGGCAGTGTATCATCAACCAACAAATGAAGCAGAAAGATTAGCCGCACTCCAAGCTCTTTTAGCTTGTCCTACTAGTTCTATTGGCACAGTTGAAAAGCCAAATGATATCAAAGTTGCCCAACAGAGTTTTCCAATTTTATTAGACGAAAATGTTTACCACTGCGGCTATCATTCCGAAAAATCTTATGGTGCTGCTAGCTATTTAATTCAGCTTCCTGAAGGGAATATTTTGGTCGATTCTCCTCGATTTACGCCGCCATTAGTTACGCGTTTAGAAGAGATGGGTTCAATTAGTTATATGTATCTGACTCACCGCGATGATGTGGCAGATCATCAAAAATTTGCTGAACATTTTCAGTGTCAACGCATTCTTCACGCTGATGAAATTTCTGCGGGTACTCGCAATGTAGAAATACAGCTAACTGGTTTTGAACCATTTGCCCTCAGCCCAGATTTGTTAATTATTCCAGTTCCTGGTCATACCAAAGGGCATACTGTTTTACTTTACAAAAACAAATTTCTCTTCACTGGCGACCATCTCGCTTGGTCAGAAAATTATCACCAGTTAGCTGCATTCCGCGATGTCTGTTGGTATTCTTGGTCAGAACAGATTAAATCAATGCGTCAGTTAGCTAATTACTCTTTTGAATGGGTGCTACCAGGTCATGGACGGAGATTTCATGCTGATAGGGGAACTATGCATCAGCAAATGGATAAATGCATTGATTTAATGGAAGCTTTGTAG
- a CDS encoding DUF4351 domain-containing protein translates to MRESPLYQEILQEGVEKGIQQGEVLLALRQLTRRLGQVPPQLQAQIQQLSSSQVEALGEALLDFSTTQDLVAWLQTQQANS, encoded by the coding sequence ATGCGGGAATCGCCGCTATATCAAGAAATTCTGCAAGAAGGTGTAGAAAAAGGAATTCAACAAGGAGAGGTGTTACTAGCTCTACGCCAACTCACGCGTCGGCTTGGTCAAGTTCCTCCCCAGTTGCAAGCACAAATTCAGCAGCTTTCTAGTAGCCAGGTGGAAGCACTTGGTGAAGCTTTGTTAGATTTCTCCACAACACAGGATTTAGTAGCTTGGTTACAGACTCAGCAGGCTAATTCGTAA